Part of the Candidatus Chlorohelix allophototropha genome, GAGTATATGCAATTCATCGGTTCGGAAATTGCCGGTATGGGCTTACGAGTTTTCATGCCTGACTTGCCGGGACATGGGGCTAGTAATGCCTCTTTTGCCACTCCGGTTCAGGATTTCTCCAATGTAGTGGGGGGCAACGTGGCGCAATTGGAGCAGCTTTATCGCTATGTGCGCGAAAAATTCCCTCGCGCTCCGATAGGGGTGTTAGGACACTCGATGGGCAGCGGCGCAATTCTGAATTTTGCGGTGGATAAGCCCGAACTGGCGGTAGCGATTCCTGTGTCGGTAGCGGGGCGGCAACCGGCTACTCCTGAGAATCCCAAAAACATGTTGCTGCTGGTGGGCGAACGCGATATTCCAATTTGTCTTTCAAGTGCAAAGCAACTATACGAGGCGGCAACCGGTTTGCCAGAACCACAATCAACTCTGTTCGGCGCGTTTGAAACTGGCACAGCCCGCTTTCACAAGGTTTTACCCCGCCTTGACCATATTTCCATCATGCTTGCACCTCAAACCGCTCAGGAAATCAGGGAATGGCTAGGGCAGACATTCGGGCTGACACCCGGCGATAATAAAGCGATGGTAAGCAGATTGCGCTGGACTGGGGCGGGCTTAATTTCTTCTATTCTCTCCTACTTGCCTTTTTCGGCTTTGCTGACGCGCATGTTGGGCTTGAAAGCGGCACCTGCTAAAGCTCCTCAACTGGCTTTCAAAAACAACCTCGCGGCAATAGGCGTGCTTGGCGTAGCTCCTTTTGCCAGTGTGTTGCTGCTGCACAAGCTTAAAAAACCGCATCTGGTATCGCTAGTGTTGGGCGACTATCTTGCCGCGTTCTTTGCACTGAGTGGGTTGCTTAGTTGGATGGGGTTAGCAGTGGTACGGCGTGGCAAACTGAACCTGTCCGACATTAGCGCCGGGGCAAAAGGCTCCACACGCGCTAAATTGCTCAATTGGGTGGGGCTACCGCTGGCTTTGTGGGTTTATAGCTATGCTACGCTCGGTCGTTTTAGTCGTCGCTCATGGTTTAGCTTTGCACTGAACGGGAAACGCGCCCGCACTATGCCGATGCTGACTGCATGTGCCTTGCCCTATTTCCTCGCCAGTGAAGCGACCTTCAGGCGCATGCCCGGTTTCTCCGGTTATACTGCCAGCACCCTCACCAAGTTCAGCCTAACCGCTTCTATGATGGTGGCGGCACGTTTGAAGGATGAGCAGAATTTTCTGGCGATTCTGGCAATGCCCATGTCGCTTGCCTACTTGCTCATGGATTGGTACGCCCTGTGGCAGTATCGCCAGAACCGCGATTTTGTAACCACCGGGGCGTATGATGCGCTGGTACTGGCATGGCTGGTAAGCTCATTATTCCCGCTGGAGGATTAATTCAAAGTATAACGCCGACCCTTTTTGCTGCCTTCTATTTTTAGGCTGCCCTGTGCTACCAGCATTTCAAAATCACGCAGGGCAGTTGCCTCCGATACACCTGTGAGTTTACGGTATTCTCCGTTGGTGATGGCACCATGCGCATGCACGTATTCCAGCGCTTTTTTCAACCTCTCTTCCAGCGTCAGATTTTCTTTTGGTGTAATAGGCGTTTCTGTTTCTTTTGCTGTCGCGGCAGTTTTACGAAATGTCACAATAAATTCGTTTTGTAGCTTGAACTCCGGGGCGGGACTACCTTGCTGGCGCATACTGTTAATCATAAAGCTGATGCCCGTACCAAGATATTCCATATAGCCGCCGGGAAATTCGGAAAGCAGGTTTGCCAACAGTGGGTTGCGCGGCTTGGAGCGTTCGCGCCCCTGCTGCAAATCTTCGAGTGTTATGCCGGGCATCAACAAGCCGGGGCTATGTACCTCGATGTGGTCGGGATAATAAAAGACGCGCACTTTCTCACTTTTGAGAGAATAATCGCGATGTACTACTGCGTTCACCACCGCTTCGCGTAGCGCTTCCATAGGATATTCAAAACGGTCTTTGCGGTGGAAGCCTTCGATTATAGCGGCTTGCCGGGTGTTACTTAGGAAGAACTGTTCTGCCTGATCAATCTGCCGAGCAAGCGCCCCCTTGAGGTTCTGGCGGTCTTGGTAGCGTTCCAGTCCTAGCGTATCAGGATATAGCACACAAACTACCTCGGTTTGTGGTAAAAACTCTTGCGGTTCTTTGCCGAACAACAACAATCCCGCGTGGGTAGGACGCAAAGTACCTTCCACATTCACAGCGCAGCGACTTTTGAGCAAGAAGCTCTCAATATCCGTAATTCGGCTCTCGCGAGTGCGCCTTCCAGCGCGGTGGCTTAGAAAGCTTTGTACCAGTTCCAAATCAAGGTCATCAAGGCTGGCAAGGTCGGTGGGGCGCGTTTCCCAATCTAGCACCCCTGCACTACCCAGATATTCGCCTATTTCGTGCAATTCGAGCGGGATGGTGTAAGTGCCACGCCTAATCCAGAAAATCCCCCCTGCTTGAAAAAGCTGTCCACGATATGGAGAGATAGTGGCAACTACCAGCATTTTACCATCTAGTTCCACCACTTCCGGGGTGGCAGGATCAAATTTAAGGATAGGCTTGCAACTGCGTGCCGCTTTCAGCAGTAGATCTATTGCTTGCGCCGGGTTTTTAACCCCTTCCACCCGCCATGTGCCATCTTCCACTCCTATGACGAGATAACCACCCTGCCCGTTTGCCAAGCCGCAAATGCGCTCTGCCAATTCGGGGAGGCGCGGCGCAGCGATTTTGAACTCGGTGGTTTGGCTCTCACCACGCCTTATCAGCTCCTTGAGAAATTCGCGCTCCAAAATAACCTTCTTTTATCGCTCAATTATCGCTCGTGAGGGAAATATATCCATCACGAGGGAAATATATCGCTCATGATTGAAAAACTGAAGGAAATAACCCTCATTGTGGCTGTCGTAAACTGCGTCCTTCATAGGTTTCAAAGCGTGCGACCCATTCATCCGGCACCGGAATAGTGCGGTTTGCCCGGTAATCAAAAGTTACGTGTGTGCCGTTTCCTTCTGCCACCAATCGTTTAGAGGCAACATCAACCATTTGGAAATCAAACCCGAAACTACTACGCTTTATCCAACTGGTGCGTAAGCCCACCATCAGCATTTCCCGATAGAAAGCGGGCAAGCGGTAGTTGATGCTTTGCGCTGCAAGGATAAAGGGCATATCCTGAAGCGCGGGCGATTGCTCTTTAATTTCCATCACATGTATAAAGTATTCAATACGCGCTGTTTCAAGGAAAGTAAAATAAGAAACGTTGTTAAGATGTCCCATTCCATCAACATTACCGAACTGCACTGGAATGAAAATTACGAAATTATAGCCTTCAATCCCGTCATGCTGGATTTTGAAAATATCGCTCATACTTACACCCCTACTGTTAAGATAAAATAAAGAGCTACAAGGCGGAAGGATAGCATTTTTTGGGCGTGCGCTCAACCTGAATAGTAGAAAGCCAAGTTTACATAACGTTAAACATCGCGCCCCACAAAGTATTCGAGTCGCTATAACCTTCATGGTCTGCTAGAATGCTACCCTATGAAAGAACCGGAAACAAAAAATAAAATTGCCCGACTGGCAGAAATAGTGATTCTGGCAGGGGTGGCGCTAGTCATTTTTCTTGACTTTCAGACAGATGGTCCAATGGTAATCTTGTTGTATGGCTTGCTGTTTGTAGCGGGTGCGGTGTACCTTGCATGGTTGGTAACAAAACATCGTTCGGATGAGTAGCAGCTTTGTAAATTAATTATCCTCTCATTCTCCCCCCAAAATCCAGATTAAACAGATATTATACAAACAGTTCTATTGAAAAAGTTGTTATAATCTGTTACAACTATTAGTAAATGCAAACGTTTGCCGTAACGAATATTATTAAGAACAGAGGAGATAAATAGATGCACATACCAGATGGCTATCTGAGTCCGGTGGTTTCACTGGGCGCAGCGGTAGTTACCGTTCCGGTGTGGGGGATTGCAGTTCAGAAAGTTCGCAACGTACTAAATCAGCGAACTGTACCTTTACTGGCGATATTTTCGGCTTTTGCCTTTACCATAATGATGTTCAATATTCCGGTACCGGGTGGTACTACGGCGCATGCAGTAGGCGGTACATTAATCGCTGTAGTGCTAGGTCCGTGGGCGGCGGTGCTAGGAATCAGCATGGCGCTGATCTTGCAGGCTCTTTTCTTTGGAGATGGGGGCATTCTGGCGATTTTTATCAATTGCTTGAATATGGGAGTATTGCTTCCCTTCGCCGGTTATTTCAGCTATCGCCTGATTGCCGGGCGCGCCCCTGTTTTGTCGGTTCGGCGAGTGTGGGCGGCGGGTATTGGCGCATATATTGGCATTACCTTATCCGGTTTGGCGGTAGGCATTGAGCTAGGACTTCAGCCGCTATTGTTCACCGAAAATGGTCGCCCCCTTTACAGCCCTTATGGACTTGAGGCGGCGATACCTACCATGTTAGTAGCGCATATGTTGGCAGCTTCAATTGTAGAAGGGCTGGTAACAGCATTGGGCGTGGCATATCTCCAGAAAAATTATCCCGTATATCTTACCTCCTTGCGAAAAATCGTAGCGGGAGCAGACATAAGCGAGGGTGCAACAGGCAAACAACCCTTCTTGCCCGTTGCAATAATCGGCGGAGTAGTTGGGCTGGCGATTATAGTGTTTGCCGGGCTAATTGCCGGAGACTGGAATTTAGGTAGGCTTTTCGGCGCCGATTGGTCACAGGTTAATTGGTCGGATGTGGCTTTAATGTTATTAATAGTGGGTATTATCGCTGTGGTGTTAGTGCCACTGGCATGGTTTGTACTGCCACGCAATATGAAGAAGGTAGGCACATACTTTACTGCTATTGCCGTGCTTGCCCCCCTCGGTTTGATTGCGCCCGGCTTTGCCTATGGCGAAGGTAGCGCCGAAGATGTGAATAAAGCCTTTGGCTATGTGCCGCAGGGTCTTAAAGACTTCTCTGATTTCTTCAAAGCCCCGCTGGCAGATTACAAACTGCCCTTCCCGCCGTTTAATGGCGCTAATTCCCAGCTATGGCAGCAGGGGGTCGGATACGAGGTGGCTGGTATAGTGGGCATCCTGTTGTTGGGCGGCTTGATGTTCGGGTTGGCGCTACTTCTCAAGAAACGTGGTGCGGTTGAAGAAACCCTAGGGGTTATAAAGAAACCCGGAGAGGCGCCAAACCGATGACAGCAACTACTGAGGAAAGAAGTGGTTTGAGTCACTCGGTTGCTAAAGCCCGCCCGAAAAAGGAAAAACCGAGTTGGCTTGAGAAAACCGTGGCGGGTATCGCCGAGTCTATCCAACGCGCCGTGTTTACCGAAGAACACGCGCGCAAGGACGGCTGGTTGCAAAAAGTTGACCCACGCGCCAAGCTGATAATGTTTTTGGCGTTGGTATTGGCAGCCAGTATCACCGGCTCAATTCTGGCTTTGGCATTGCTCTATGCCGTTACTTTGGTAGCGGCTCGCGCCAGTCAAGTTCCCTTCGATTTTTTTGTTAAGAGAGTCTGGGTTGGTATCCCACTTTTCGCCGGAATCGTGGTAATACCTTCGCTGTTCTTTATTCCGGGCGATCGCCTTTTGTTCTTCTCGATACCGGGGCTGATCAGCGCGATTATTTTTGTGGCACGGGTGGGGGTAAGCGTTTCTCTGGCGGTGTTGCTGGTGCTGGTTACGCCTTGGGCGGATGTGCTAAAAAGCTTGCAAGCCCTTAAAGTGCCGTCAATATTTATCTTGCTGCTATCCATGACCTATCGCTATATCTTCCTTTTCCTGCGTTCGGCTACCGGGTTGTTTGAAGCACGCAAGAGTCGCATGGTGGGGCGTACCAGTGGCGGAGAACAGCGTAGTTGGATTACAGCCTCGATGGGCGGCTTGATGCACCGTTCTTTCAAAATGAGCAATGAGGTTTATACCGCGATGCTGGCGCGAGGCTTTAGTGGACAAGTGCGTTCTTATAATTCTTACCGGATGAAGGGCGGGGACTGGCTTGCTTTGGCGGTTACCGTTATAATTGCAGCAGTTGCCCTGACATTAGGACAACTTGTTAAATAATTACGGAAAGCTGAAAATGCATATAAATAAAGATTTAGAGCCTGTATTTCATTTGCGTGACGTGCGGTATCTGTATAACGGGCGGCAGGAAGCGTTAAGTGGAATTGACCTTGATATACATCGGGGTGAGCAGGTAGTTTTGCTAGGCGCGAACGGTAGCGGCAAATCTACCCTGCTCAAAATGCTGGATGGAATAATCGCTCCTTCCAGCGGCACTATGCGGGTGCTTGGGCAAGATGTGGCGGCGGTAGCAGCGGGTGAAGGATCTTTCAAATTTCATCGCGAGGTGGGGTTGGTTTTTCAAGACCCTGACATTCAGCTATTTAGTGCGACAGTTTTTGATGATGTGGCTTTCGGTCCGCTCCAGTTGGGTTTGTCCAAAGACGAAGTGCGTAGCCGTTGCGAACAGGCGATGGAGCAAATGGAGATTAATCATTTGGCGAAACGCGCTCCTTTTGAACTCTCCGGTGGAGAGAAGAAAAGAGCGGCGATTGCTTCGGTGCTATCCTTGCAACCCGACGTTATCTTACTGGATGAGCCGACTGCTTCGCTTGATCCTCGTACCAAATGGGTGCTGGTAAATTTGATAACCCGGTTGGGGCAATCCGGCAAAACTATCATTACCACCACGCACGAGCTTGAGATTGTGCCGATTATCTCCAATCGGGTAGTGGTTATAGGGGAAGAACGGCGTATTTTGGCAGATGGTACTCCAGAGCAAATTCTAGGGGATAGAGATTTGCTGATTAAAGCCAATCTGATTCATCCGCAACTGCACGAGTTCGGGGCGGTTAACTATTCGGTTAAATCCTGAGTAATCTCGTTACATAGGGAATCTTATATGAGCGGTTATATATTGCTAGAAGGGGGCGCGGAATTCGGCGGCAAAATGGCAGAGCCGGACAAACGCGCCCTTGTGTTGGCGGGTGGATTCGATGCGGCGGTAGTGATTATTCCTGCCGCTGCTGCCCCTGATAATAATCATCGGCGTGCCGGACAAAACGGCGTTAATTGGTTTCGCAAGCTTGGCGCAAAGCAGGTCGAAAGCCTTCCCATTATAGATAAAAGCTCTGCTAATGACCCTGCGCTGGCGCAACAACTGGCTCAAGCGCGTCTGATTTACCTGTTAGGTGGTTTCACGGGCTATCTGAATGAAACGCTAATGGATAGTTTGTGCTGGCAAGCCTGTGTTGAGGCTTATCGAAAGGGCGCGGTGATAGCAGGCAGTAGCGCGGGGGCGATGGTGCTGTGCGAATACTGGTATGACTATTCCAAAAAGCAGGTTGTAAATGGGCTTGGGCTGGTGATGGGTTGTTGCGTATTACCGCATTACAACAATTTCCGGCGCGAATGGACTCAGAGCCTCGCCCAGCTAATTCCTCAAACTAACCTGCTCGGCATTGATGAGGTTACGGGCATACTTTCAGAAGCGCCGAATCGCTGGCAAGTGTATGGCGGCGGTACGGTTACGGTTCAGAAAGGTGAGCAAAGCATGGTCTATTCTGCGGGTAATAGTTTTTCGCTCTAACCTGTAGGCAACCCAACCAATTCTTGGCAATGTGGGCAAATTCCCATCCCTACGAAATGCCCAATATTCAGTTTGACTTTATATTGTTCCCAAACCTGATGGATGAGTTTCTTAACCATGCCATTTTCTAGCTCGATTTCGCCGCCACAACCTTCGCATAGGGCGTGATAATGTGGGCTTGCCGAAACGATCTCATAACGACGCAGGTTGTCCCGTCCCTGTATCTCCACTATTATCCCGATTTCGCTGAGTAATTCCAGCGTACGGTAAACGGTAGAACGGTTCACTGAAGGAAAAGCTCTGGCAACCTCAGCGTAAATTTCTTCTACCGAGAGATGCCCGGAATGACGCTGTACTGTATCTAATATAAGCTGCCGTTGAACCGTCCATCGCAAACCACGCTTTTCAAAAAAAGTAGCAAGTTCGGTTAAATCGGGATAGTGCCGTGACATTTGAACAGAAATCCTTTCTCGCGGTGCGACAGGGTAAATCAAACCGGGTTCATCGCGCTGTGATAATGCGGGTGGTCGTGGTCGTGCTCCACCCAATGTTGGTGAGGGTGGTGGTGAGGCACACCCGGTGGTGGCAATTCTTCGGGAGTGTGATAATGCTCACCTTTTACATGTCCGGCATGGTCATGCCCAAACCAGCGACTCCCCTCCTTGTAATTGTGTACTAGCAAACTTTCGCCGTGATGCCAGCGCGCCCGGAACAAATCATAATTTTTCTTACTGCGGGTTTGCTGTTCTTCGGGGGTCATGCTATACCACTCTAAATGAGGGTGTTTGATGACTCTAGCTTTAACCTGAGGGGTTGTCACCACGCGATAACCCGCCGCCTTGAAGAAGAAGCTCATGTAAACGTCCATCATTCGGTAGAAGCGGAACTTTTCATCTATCAAGCCGATTTCTGGCAGACATTTGCGGCGGAACGCCAACATATAGCCTTCAATCGCGTCCACCTCGCCTTCCTCTTCCATAAATTCCCGCAGATCGTAAGTTACCAAACCATAAGGACCAGCTGCACCCACTTCCTCAACGGAAAGAGTTTTCTCAAGCTCAGTCCAAATATTGCCGTTAAGTTCAATTGAAGTATCCAGCATTACTATGATGTGTCCGCGACTGGCTTTGAAAGAAGCGTTGCGTCCGGTGGCAAAACCGAGATTGTGGTCGGCGAAAATAACTTGCACTGCTAGGTCGCACTCATGAATGCTTTTCGTATCTGCCGCAAGTTTGCGTAAGTATTCAAGGGTGTCATCGGTAGAACCATTATCGAGAATCACTAATTCGAGGTTGCGCCCATAGCTGTGGTTTACAATACTATTAACACAACGCTCAAGGTCTGCTCGGCTGTTGTGTGAAATCAGGTTAATTGAGAACTCGTACAGGTCAGGCTGATTGCCATAATCTGGCGCATCGCTGGAGCGGCTGATAGTTTTAAAGTCTTCTTCTGGGCGACGAGGAAGCACCAAAGTTCCCTTCGGAATATCCCCCAACGTGTAGCCGACTTCTTTGAGGTGATTGCGAATGGAGTCGGCGCGTTTATAATCATGCGCTTGTCGCAAGGTTTCGCGCTCTCTTACCAAATTCGCCAATGTGGATTCGAGATTGGACAGGCTTAATGCTCTATCGAATTGCTCTTTCCAGACACCGCTCTTTAAATAGTGCTCTAACTCAAAGCCCAGCACTTTGTCCCACTCCAGCAACAGCTCTAAGCGTTTGGCGGGACTAAGATTCGAATCGCGCAACATTTGCCAAACTACCGCCATAGCGCGGGGCATATTCAGGTCGTCTCTTAATGTGGCGCGGAAAGCCTCGTCCCACTCGTTGCCTGCTTCGTGGTTGTCCAAACCCTTTGCCTGTTCTGCAAGACGCACGGCAAGCCCACGCAAGCGATTTAATGAGGTTTGGGCGGCTCGCAAGGCGGAAAAGGTGAAGTTAATGCGGGCGCGGAAATGCGCGGTGGTGAAAAAGTAGCGCAACGCCAACGGTTCAAAACCACGCGCCTCGATCTCGGACAACGTGTAGGAGTTGCCGGTGGATTTTGCCATTTTCTGCCCATCTGCGAGAAGATGTTGCGAATGCACCCAGTAATTCACGAAGGTTGTGCCGGTGAAAGCCTCACTCTGAGCTAACTCGTCCTCGTGATGCGGGAAGATATTATCCACGCCTCCGGTATGGATGTCGAAGCGCTTTCCAAGATAACGCATTGCCATTGCGCTACATTCGATATGCCAACCGGGGAAGCCTTGCCCCCATGGGCTATCCCATGCCATTTCGCGACCCGGTTCGGCTTTTTTCCAGAGCGGAAAATCCTCCGGGTTGTGGCGCAGTTTATCGGTTAAATCCTTTGCGCCTTCTAGCAACCCTTCCAGCAAATTGCCGCTCAGTTTGCCGTAGGAATGATAACTCTTGATGTCAAAAAAGACATTGCCATCCACTTCATAGGCATAGCCGCGTTTTACCAGACCTTGCACAATTTCAAGCATTTCCGGCACATGTTGGGTGGCGCGGGGGAAAATATCGGCGGGGATGATATTCAGCTTGCTTTCATCCTGCATAAACGCTTCGGTGTAAAAAGCGGCAATCTGGGCGCTGGATTTGCCTTCCTTGCGTGCCTGTGCAATCAGCTTATCCTCACCCCGATCTAGCATTTCAACGCGCATGTGCCCCACATCGGTAATATTCTTTACATGGGTAACTTTATAGCCCTCCATTATGAGGGCGCGTTTCAGCCAGTCCGCCATTGTAAAGGTACGCAGGTTGCCGATGTGAATAAAGCGATAAACTGTGGGACCGCAACTATATATTTTGAAATGTCCCGCTTCAAGCGGAACTAACTCTTCTTTTTGTCGGGTAAGTGTATTATAAAGTTTCATGGTTTGCCGGAAAATGACCTCCAAACCGTCAAATCGGGTAATTGAACAACTATTCAACAACAGGTATGATATGCGTCAGGTCGAGCTTTGTCAATTAATCACGAAGCTGATCCCCTTGCCGAATATTAGGCTGGTTTAGAGATTGGTTATAGGCGAGGGGTGAACTACTTTTACTTAGTGATGGTCACATTTAGCAGAATCAGGTTGCCTTCCTCGATTCTCTCGGTGGTTGGTACTTCTGTAACCTCTAATCCTTTGAAATCGGTGGCGCGATATAGCCCGATTTTTAGGCGGTATTTGCCCGGCGGCAAGTTTGCGGGAATCGGCAAACTCTGGTCGTCATCTAGTATTTCCCCGAGTTTCCAACTAGCGGTGTGAGTTGCGCCGTAGCGTGGTTCGGTATCGCGTTGGGCTACCTTCTGCCCATTTTGGTCTAGTAGGTGAATAAAAACGGTATAATTCTCACTACTCTGCGCTTCACTGCGCCAAAAAACTGTTAGCGGAATTTTGTTTTCTCCCGCTTTGAGTTTGATTTCAGGCACAGTATCAAAGCCCAATAACCTGATCTTATCCCCAAAGAGCGCACCCGATTGGTAACCAATAAAGCGTATGCTACTCAGAATGTCAATTTGGTCACTATGAACCCGGTTAATGAAGCTGCTACCTATTCGGCTGAGCGTATTGGGCGCTATCAGGGTTTTGGCAAAATCGCCCATTACAATAAAATCGGAGTTGGCGGCATTTTTATACCAGTTTTCCTGTGCCTCGGCAGTAACCCTTATTTGCTGAAGTTCACTGCGAGATTGTTTAGGCTCGAAAAAGGTTTTTTTGAGAGCTGCGCTCAAGCTCAATTGATCCAGCCCTAGCCCAACATGCTCGACATATCCCACACCGTCAACCGCATATCGGTTGTAACCGTCTAATTGTAAAGGTCTGCCCAAAATGAAATTGTAGCGGGTGTCCAGCGCCATAACCGAACCGGCAGGCAATTGCAACTTCTCAAAGTTGTCTGCTACTGCTCTTTGCAAATTCCATTCCGGCTTGCTTGGCTCTGCATCTGACTGTAACACTGAGGGGGCTA contains:
- a CDS encoding alpha/beta hydrolase; the encoded protein is MDKGWKRWAATLGGAVVTLAAAYDGIRRSEKGLKRRYLSIPGRAGEAPVPVLALESKAVQPESPILLATHGVVSNKEYMQFIGSEIAGMGLRVFMPDLPGHGASNASFATPVQDFSNVVGGNVAQLEQLYRYVREKFPRAPIGVLGHSMGSGAILNFAVDKPELAVAIPVSVAGRQPATPENPKNMLLLVGERDIPICLSSAKQLYEAATGLPEPQSTLFGAFETGTARFHKVLPRLDHISIMLAPQTAQEIREWLGQTFGLTPGDNKAMVSRLRWTGAGLISSILSYLPFSALLTRMLGLKAAPAKAPQLAFKNNLAAIGVLGVAPFASVLLLHKLKKPHLVSLVLGDYLAAFFALSGLLSWMGLAVVRRGKLNLSDISAGAKGSTRAKLLNWVGLPLALWVYSYATLGRFSRRSWFSFALNGKRARTMPMLTACALPYFLASEATFRRMPGFSGYTASTLTKFSLTASMMVAARLKDEQNFLAILAMPMSLAYLLMDWYALWQYRQNRDFVTTGAYDALVLAWLVSSLFPLED
- a CDS encoding AlbA family DNA-binding domain-containing protein; its protein translation is MEREFLKELIRRGESQTTEFKIAAPRLPELAERICGLANGQGGYLVIGVEDGTWRVEGVKNPAQAIDLLLKAARSCKPILKFDPATPEVVELDGKMLVVATISPYRGQLFQAGGIFWIRRGTYTIPLELHEIGEYLGSAGVLDWETRPTDLASLDDLDLELVQSFLSHRAGRRTRESRITDIESFLLKSRCAVNVEGTLRPTHAGLLLFGKEPQEFLPQTEVVCVLYPDTLGLERYQDRQNLKGALARQIDQAEQFFLSNTRQAAIIEGFHRKDRFEYPMEALREAVVNAVVHRDYSLKSEKVRVFYYPDHIEVHSPGLLMPGITLEDLQQGRERSKPRNPLLANLLSEFPGGYMEYLGTGISFMINSMRQQGSPAPEFKLQNEFIVTFRKTAATAKETETPITPKENLTLEERLKKALEYVHAHGAITNGEYRKLTGVSEATALRDFEMLVAQGSLKIEGSKKGRRYTLN
- a CDS encoding acyl-CoA thioesterase, encoding MSDIFKIQHDGIEGYNFVIFIPVQFGNVDGMGHLNNVSYFTFLETARIEYFIHVMEIKEQSPALQDMPFILAAQSINYRLPAFYREMLMVGLRTSWIKRSSFGFDFQMVDVASKRLVAEGNGTHVTFDYRANRTIPVPDEWVARFETYEGRSLRQPQ
- the cbiM gene encoding cobalt transporter CbiM — its product is MHIPDGYLSPVVSLGAAVVTVPVWGIAVQKVRNVLNQRTVPLLAIFSAFAFTIMMFNIPVPGGTTAHAVGGTLIAVVLGPWAAVLGISMALILQALFFGDGGILAIFINCLNMGVLLPFAGYFSYRLIAGRAPVLSVRRVWAAGIGAYIGITLSGLAVGIELGLQPLLFTENGRPLYSPYGLEAAIPTMLVAHMLAASIVEGLVTALGVAYLQKNYPVYLTSLRKIVAGADISEGATGKQPFLPVAIIGGVVGLAIIVFAGLIAGDWNLGRLFGADWSQVNWSDVALMLLIVGIIAVVLVPLAWFVLPRNMKKVGTYFTAIAVLAPLGLIAPGFAYGEGSAEDVNKAFGYVPQGLKDFSDFFKAPLADYKLPFPPFNGANSQLWQQGVGYEVAGIVGILLLGGLMFGLALLLKKRGAVEETLGVIKKPGEAPNR
- the cbiQ gene encoding cobalt ECF transporter T component CbiQ; translated protein: MTATTEERSGLSHSVAKARPKKEKPSWLEKTVAGIAESIQRAVFTEEHARKDGWLQKVDPRAKLIMFLALVLAASITGSILALALLYAVTLVAARASQVPFDFFVKRVWVGIPLFAGIVVIPSLFFIPGDRLLFFSIPGLISAIIFVARVGVSVSLAVLLVLVTPWADVLKSLQALKVPSIFILLLSMTYRYIFLFLRSATGLFEARKSRMVGRTSGGEQRSWITASMGGLMHRSFKMSNEVYTAMLARGFSGQVRSYNSYRMKGGDWLALAVTVIIAAVALTLGQLVK
- a CDS encoding energy-coupling factor ABC transporter ATP-binding protein — encoded protein: MHINKDLEPVFHLRDVRYLYNGRQEALSGIDLDIHRGEQVVLLGANGSGKSTLLKMLDGIIAPSSGTMRVLGQDVAAVAAGEGSFKFHREVGLVFQDPDIQLFSATVFDDVAFGPLQLGLSKDEVRSRCEQAMEQMEINHLAKRAPFELSGGEKKRAAIASVLSLQPDVILLDEPTASLDPRTKWVLVNLITRLGQSGKTIITTTHELEIVPIISNRVVVIGEERRILADGTPEQILGDRDLLIKANLIHPQLHEFGAVNYSVKS
- a CDS encoding Type 1 glutamine amidotransferase-like domain-containing protein, with the protein product MSGYILLEGGAEFGGKMAEPDKRALVLAGGFDAAVVIIPAAAAPDNNHRRAGQNGVNWFRKLGAKQVESLPIIDKSSANDPALAQQLAQARLIYLLGGFTGYLNETLMDSLCWQACVEAYRKGAVIAGSSAGAMVLCEYWYDYSKKQVVNGLGLVMGCCVLPHYNNFRREWTQSLAQLIPQTNLLGIDEVTGILSEAPNRWQVYGGGTVTVQKGEQSMVYSAGNSFSL
- a CDS encoding Fur family transcriptional regulator → MSRHYPDLTELATFFEKRGLRWTVQRQLILDTVQRHSGHLSVEEIYAEVARAFPSVNRSTVYRTLELLSEIGIIVEIQGRDNLRRYEIVSASPHYHALCEGCGGEIELENGMVKKLIHQVWEQYKVKLNIGHFVGMGICPHCQELVGLPTG
- the cysS gene encoding cysteine--tRNA ligase, with product MKLYNTLTRQKEELVPLEAGHFKIYSCGPTVYRFIHIGNLRTFTMADWLKRALIMEGYKVTHVKNITDVGHMRVEMLDRGEDKLIAQARKEGKSSAQIAAFYTEAFMQDESKLNIIPADIFPRATQHVPEMLEIVQGLVKRGYAYEVDGNVFFDIKSYHSYGKLSGNLLEGLLEGAKDLTDKLRHNPEDFPLWKKAEPGREMAWDSPWGQGFPGWHIECSAMAMRYLGKRFDIHTGGVDNIFPHHEDELAQSEAFTGTTFVNYWVHSQHLLADGQKMAKSTGNSYTLSEIEARGFEPLALRYFFTTAHFRARINFTFSALRAAQTSLNRLRGLAVRLAEQAKGLDNHEAGNEWDEAFRATLRDDLNMPRAMAVVWQMLRDSNLSPAKRLELLLEWDKVLGFELEHYLKSGVWKEQFDRALSLSNLESTLANLVRERETLRQAHDYKRADSIRNHLKEVGYTLGDIPKGTLVLPRRPEEDFKTISRSSDAPDYGNQPDLYEFSINLISHNSRADLERCVNSIVNHSYGRNLELVILDNGSTDDTLEYLRKLAADTKSIHECDLAVQVIFADHNLGFATGRNASFKASRGHIIVMLDTSIELNGNIWTELEKTLSVEEVGAAGPYGLVTYDLREFMEEEGEVDAIEGYMLAFRRKCLPEIGLIDEKFRFYRMMDVYMSFFFKAAGYRVVTTPQVKARVIKHPHLEWYSMTPEEQQTRSKKNYDLFRARWHHGESLLVHNYKEGSRWFGHDHAGHVKGEHYHTPEELPPPGVPHHHPHQHWVEHDHDHPHYHSAMNPV